The following are encoded together in the Flavobacterium haoranii genome:
- the nadE gene encoding NAD(+) synthase — MPISETFNPEKINQHIVNWLKEYATNAKVNGFVIGISGGIDSALTSTLCAQTGLPTLCVEMPIHQHQSHVNRAVEHITQLKNRFPNVSDIRTDLTPVFDAFSNQVEQNDDRKTLDITLANTRARLRMTTLYYHAGIRGLLVAGTGNKVEDFGVGFYTKYGDGGVDVSPIADLVKSEVKALAKFLQVPDSILVAKPSDGLYENDLSDEDQIGASYDELEWAMQQVELGKTADEFSGREADVYKIYKRLNTINQHKMNPIPVCVIPKELK; from the coding sequence ATGCCAATATCAGAAACTTTCAATCCCGAAAAAATAAATCAACACATTGTAAATTGGTTAAAAGAATATGCAACAAACGCAAAAGTTAACGGATTTGTAATCGGAATTTCTGGAGGAATTGACAGCGCATTAACTTCTACTTTATGTGCACAAACTGGTTTACCAACTCTTTGTGTGGAAATGCCAATTCATCAACATCAAAGTCATGTTAACCGAGCTGTTGAACACATTACACAATTAAAAAACAGATTCCCTAATGTTTCAGATATTCGCACCGATTTAACTCCTGTTTTTGATGCTTTTTCTAACCAAGTGGAACAAAATGATGACCGTAAAACACTAGACATTACTCTAGCAAATACACGTGCTCGTTTAAGAATGACTACTTTATATTATCATGCAGGAATTAGAGGTTTATTAGTTGCAGGAACTGGAAACAAAGTAGAAGATTTTGGCGTAGGCTTTTACACAAAATATGGAGATGGCGGCGTCGATGTGAGTCCGATTGCCGATTTGGTTAAAAGTGAAGTAAAAGCATTGGCTAAATTTTTACAAGTACCCGATAGTATCTTAGTTGCAAAACCATCAGATGGATTATATGAGAATGATTTATCGGATGAAGATCAAATTGGTGCTAGTTATGACGAACTAGAATGGGCTATGCAACAAGTAGAATTAGGCAAAACCGCTGATGAGTTTTCGGGAAGAGAAGCTGATGTTTACAAAATTTACAAGCGTTTAAATACAATTAACCAGCATAAAATGAATCCTATCCCAGTTTGTGTGATTCCTAAAGAATTAAAATAA
- the gldB gene encoding gliding motility lipoprotein GldB, with the protein MKKLLLVSLTILFLSCGDEKKEKEIVVTQPVDVKIERFDKLFYESKPEDLQTLKANYPFFFPPGNEDTVWTNKLSNPLLKELYQEVQKKYGDDKVLEKNVGDLVGRIKHFFPESRTPRVITLINEVDREAKAIYADTLAIISLDCYLGKDHRFYTDFPEFEKIGFEENQMLPDLVNSFMQGKIASPSDRSLLSQMIYYGKLLYAKDELIPEVSDAAKIGYTEQQLEWCKANEAQMWSYFIENKLLYEANQKNEFRFIHEAPFSKFYLEIDNESPGKVGQWLGWQIVRSFMDNNSVSFNQLLELDAKTIFERSKYKPEK; encoded by the coding sequence ATGAAAAAGCTTTTATTGGTTTCTTTAACAATTCTATTTTTATCGTGTGGCGATGAAAAAAAAGAAAAAGAAATTGTAGTAACGCAACCAGTTGATGTTAAAATTGAACGATTTGATAAGTTGTTTTATGAATCGAAACCAGAAGATTTACAAACGCTAAAAGCTAATTATCCTTTCTTTTTTCCGCCAGGAAATGAAGATACAGTTTGGACTAACAAATTGAGTAATCCATTATTAAAAGAATTGTACCAAGAAGTGCAAAAAAAATATGGAGACGATAAAGTTTTAGAAAAAAATGTTGGAGATTTAGTAGGTCGAATTAAACATTTCTTTCCAGAGTCTAGAACGCCAAGAGTTATTACTTTAATAAATGAAGTTGATAGAGAAGCAAAAGCAATTTATGCGGATACTTTAGCCATAATTTCATTAGATTGTTATTTAGGAAAAGATCATAGATTTTATACTGATTTTCCTGAATTTGAAAAAATTGGTTTTGAAGAAAACCAAATGTTACCAGATTTAGTGAATAGTTTTATGCAAGGAAAAATTGCGTCGCCGTCTGATCGATCTTTACTTTCTCAAATGATTTATTATGGAAAATTACTTTATGCTAAAGACGAATTAATTCCAGAAGTTTCTGATGCTGCTAAAATAGGTTATACCGAACAACAATTAGAATGGTGTAAAGCAAATGAAGCGCAAATGTGGAGTTATTTTATTGAAAATAAATTATTATACGAAGCCAATCAAAAAAACGAGTTTCGATTTATTCACGAAGCGCCATTTTCAAAATTTTACTTAGAAATAGATAATGAATCTCCTGGTAAAGTTGGGCAATGGTTAGGTTGGCAAATTGTTAGAAGTTTTATGGATAATAATTCCGTTTCATTCAATCAATTATTAGAATTAGATGCCAAAACAATTTTTGAAAGATCAAAATACAAACCCGAAAAATAA
- the gldC gene encoding gliding motility protein GldC, whose translation MSTKKTDIKISVELDENQVPEKLKWSAQDGGVNNEEAKAMLLSIWDSKQKETLRIDLWTKDMPVDEMKQFFHQTLVAMADTFERATTDEKMSATMRDFCDYFAEKLDLKA comes from the coding sequence ATGAGTACTAAAAAAACAGATATAAAAATTTCAGTAGAGTTAGACGAAAATCAAGTTCCAGAAAAACTAAAATGGTCGGCTCAAGATGGTGGTGTTAATAATGAAGAAGCAAAAGCAATGTTGTTGTCTATTTGGGACAGCAAACAAAAAGAAACTTTGCGAATTGATTTATGGACGAAAGATATGCCAGTGGATGAAATGAAACAATTTTTCCATCAAACATTAGTAGCAATGGCCGATACTTTTGAACGTGCTACAACCGATGAAAAAATGAGTGCTACAATGCGCGATTTTTGCGATTATTTTGCTGAAAAATTAGATTTAAAAGCTTAA
- the yihA gene encoding ribosome biogenesis GTP-binding protein YihA/YsxC, protein MKINSAEFIISNSDVKKCPNEPLPEYAFIGRSNVGKSSLINMLTGKKSLAKTSSKPGKTQLINHFKINSNWYLVDLPGYGYAKVSKSTKAVFQKFITEYFEQREQLVCGFVLIDIRLEAQKIDLDFINYLGESQIPFCIIFTKADKIGKVKAQQNIAAYRKKLLAAGWEEIPQYFVTSSLESSGRDELLDFIDDINKQMFENNSLF, encoded by the coding sequence ATGAAGATTAATAGCGCAGAGTTTATCATTAGCAATTCGGATGTAAAGAAATGTCCGAATGAACCGTTACCAGAATATGCATTTATTGGACGCTCTAATGTAGGGAAAAGTTCATTAATCAATATGTTAACAGGAAAAAAGAGCTTAGCTAAAACTTCTTCAAAGCCTGGAAAAACTCAACTTATAAATCACTTTAAGATTAACAGCAATTGGTATTTAGTTGATTTACCAGGATATGGTTATGCCAAAGTTTCAAAATCGACCAAAGCAGTTTTTCAAAAATTTATTACAGAATATTTTGAACAAAGAGAACAACTAGTTTGTGGTTTTGTTCTTATCGATATTAGACTTGAAGCTCAAAAAATAGATTTAGACTTTATTAATTATCTTGGTGAAAGTCAGATTCCTTTTTGTATTATTTTTACGAAAGCCGACAAAATTGGTAAAGTAAAAGCCCAACAAAATATAGCAGCCTATCGCAAAAAACTTTTAGCAGCAGGCTGGGAAGAAATACCTCAATATTTTGTTACATCTTCGCTAGAAAGTAGCGGAAGAGATGAATTACTTGATTTTATAGATGATATTAACAAACAGATGTTTGAGAATAATTCATTATTTTAA
- a CDS encoding alpha/beta fold hydrolase — protein sequence MLKKDKKYTYFEAGEGTPIIVLHGLMGGLSNFDGVANFFPKHGYKVVIPELPLYTQNILKTNVKAFSKFVKDFIVYKGFEKVILLGNSLGGHIALYHTKMYPGLMKGLVITGSSGLYESGMGESYPKRGDYEYIKKKSEDVFYDPKVATKEIVDEVFATVNDRVKLLKTLTIAKSAIRHNMAKDLPKMTTPTCIIWGKNDKVTPPEVAEEFNKLLPNSELFWINECGHAAMMEHPDEFNTLLLSWLEKNNI from the coding sequence ATGCTCAAAAAAGATAAAAAATATACTTACTTTGAAGCTGGAGAAGGTACTCCAATCATAGTATTACACGGTTTAATGGGCGGATTGAGTAACTTTGATGGCGTTGCTAATTTTTTTCCAAAACATGGATATAAAGTAGTAATTCCTGAGTTACCATTATACACTCAAAACATACTGAAGACTAACGTAAAAGCTTTTTCAAAATTTGTAAAAGATTTTATTGTTTATAAAGGATTTGAAAAAGTAATACTTTTAGGTAATTCATTAGGCGGACACATTGCTTTGTATCACACAAAAATGTATCCGGGTTTAATGAAAGGATTAGTTATAACTGGAAGTTCTGGACTTTATGAAAGCGGTATGGGCGAAAGTTATCCTAAAAGAGGAGATTATGAATACATCAAGAAGAAAAGTGAAGATGTTTTTTATGATCCAAAAGTAGCTACAAAAGAAATTGTGGATGAAGTATTTGCAACAGTAAACGACAGAGTGAAGCTTTTAAAAACGCTTACTATTGCTAAAAGTGCAATTCGACACAATATGGCAAAGGATTTACCCAAAATGACGACACCAACTTGTATTATTTGGGGGAAAAACGACAAGGTAACTCCACCTGAAGTAGCAGAAGAATTTAATAAATTACTTCCCAACTCAGAATTGTTTTGGATTAACGAATGTGGTCATGCAGCCATGATGGAACATCCGGATGAATTCAACACACTTTTGTTAAGTTGGTTAGAAAAAAATAATATTTAA
- the mraZ gene encoding division/cell wall cluster transcriptional repressor MraZ: MNSFIGTYECKVDAKGRLMVPVALKKQMNDLEAGFVLKRSVFQPCMELYPMEEWNKMMAKINKLNRFVKKNDDFIRRFTAGVKVVEIDANGRLLIPKDLVVFAKIDKDVVLSSAINIIEIWDKNLYESSIESSVDDFASLAEEVMGNLNFDEDGIS, translated from the coding sequence ATGAATTCATTTATAGGAACATACGAATGCAAAGTAGATGCTAAAGGGCGTCTTATGGTTCCTGTTGCACTTAAAAAGCAAATGAATGATTTAGAGGCTGGTTTTGTTTTAAAAAGATCTGTTTTTCAGCCTTGCATGGAGTTGTATCCTATGGAAGAATGGAATAAAATGATGGCAAAAATTAATAAACTGAATCGTTTTGTAAAGAAGAACGATGATTTTATTAGAAGATTTACAGCTGGAGTTAAAGTGGTTGAGATTGATGCTAATGGAAGATTGTTGATTCCAAAAGACTTAGTTGTGTTTGCTAAAATTGATAAAGATGTAGTGCTTTCTTCGGCTATTAATATCATTGAGATTTGGGATAAAAATCTTTATGAATCTTCTATAGAAAGTTCAGTTGATGATTTTGCTTCGTTAGCAGAAGAGGTAATGGGGAATTTAAATTTTGATGAGGATGGAATATCATAA
- a CDS encoding FtsL-like putative cell division protein, which produces MKQGVYSLLKAKFLVSDDALKNWKFIVFLIVLAMIMIANNHWYDAKNYKITELTNKVKELRSEFVDKRSELMKLKMESTVSKKMEERNIFPAEVPPTKIIVKQKEDKSKSFFERLKIWQ; this is translated from the coding sequence ATGAAACAGGGAGTTTACAGCCTTTTGAAAGCTAAATTTTTAGTAAGTGACGATGCTCTTAAAAATTGGAAGTTCATTGTTTTTTTAATTGTCCTAGCGATGATCATGATTGCAAATAATCATTGGTACGATGCTAAAAATTATAAAATAACCGAGTTAACGAATAAAGTTAAGGAGTTGCGTTCAGAGTTTGTAGATAAACGTTCCGAGTTGATGAAATTAAAAATGGAATCAACAGTTTCGAAAAAAATGGAAGAAAGAAATATTTTTCCTGCTGAAGTTCCTCCCACAAAAATTATAGTAAAACAAAAAGAAGATAAAAGTAAAAGTTTTTTTGAACGATTAAAAATATGGCAGTAA
- a CDS encoding penicillin-binding protein has translation MAVNQKNTNYRMYLVAFTMFVMAVLVLVKLNNIQWIEGEYYRKLAKERTVKNFTIPANKGNVYSADGSLLATSIPEYTIRFDALSPSSENFSELLKPLSDSLAKMFGKSTGFYQSELQKARNNKNRYFLIARKLSYTDYMRIKSFPLFNKGAYKGGIIIEQKTVRSHPIGLVAQRTIGYERENADGSANGKGLEFAFSTYLNGKNGHRMMQKIAKSQWKPISDNNELEPQDGYDIISTIDVYIQDIAHHALLKQLEHYQADHGCVVVMETKTGEVKAISNLGRADDGSYYETQNYAVAESHEPGSTFKLVDLIALLDDNKIDTSKVYDTNGGVIEYYNRKVRDSKKGGYGKISIARGFELSSNTALVKAVTDNYASNPQQFVDRINSYGLNKPLGLQLVGEGKPRIPQPGDKNWYGTTLPWMAFGYGVAMTPLQTLTLYNAVANDGKMIKPFFVKEVKEWNKTIKKYDIEVINPKIASDETLNKVRAVLENVVKKGTGSKLYSKDFSMAGKTGTAQANYRDKSKLHYVSSFVGYFPANEPKYSCIVIVHKPNVAAGYYGADVAGPVFKRIAQKIYTDSPPTNHIKNIDSEIALVEQNYNSYYKKAQDITTKVPNVKGMQVMDAIALLENLGFKVKANGLGKVKSQSIQAGEPIHNNETIVLELS, from the coding sequence ATGGCAGTAAACCAAAAAAATACAAATTATAGAATGTATTTAGTGGCCTTCACTATGTTCGTGATGGCTGTTTTGGTTTTGGTTAAATTAAATAATATTCAATGGATAGAAGGAGAATATTATCGCAAATTAGCAAAAGAACGTACGGTTAAAAATTTTACTATTCCTGCAAATAAAGGAAATGTTTATTCGGCAGATGGTAGTTTATTAGCAACTTCAATTCCGGAGTATACTATTAGATTTGATGCTTTGTCGCCTTCCTCAGAAAATTTTTCAGAATTATTAAAGCCGTTAAGTGATTCGTTGGCAAAAATGTTTGGCAAATCAACAGGTTTTTATCAATCAGAATTGCAAAAAGCTCGTAATAATAAAAATCGCTATTTCTTAATTGCTCGAAAATTAAGTTATACCGATTATATGCGTATCAAAAGTTTTCCTTTATTCAACAAAGGAGCTTATAAAGGCGGAATTATTATCGAACAAAAAACAGTTCGTTCGCATCCTATTGGTTTAGTGGCACAAAGAACAATTGGTTACGAAAGAGAAAATGCAGACGGTTCTGCAAATGGTAAAGGTTTAGAATTTGCTTTTAGTACTTACTTAAATGGGAAAAATGGGCATCGTATGATGCAAAAAATTGCAAAAAGTCAATGGAAACCTATCAGTGATAATAACGAATTAGAACCTCAAGATGGTTACGATATTATTTCAACAATAGATGTATATATTCAAGATATTGCACATCACGCGCTTTTAAAACAACTAGAACATTATCAGGCAGATCATGGTTGTGTGGTTGTAATGGAAACTAAAACTGGCGAAGTAAAAGCAATTTCAAATTTAGGTAGAGCAGATGATGGTTCTTACTATGAAACTCAAAATTATGCTGTAGCCGAATCGCACGAGCCTGGTTCAACTTTTAAGTTAGTTGATTTGATAGCTCTTTTAGATGATAACAAGATTGATACAAGTAAAGTATATGATACAAATGGCGGTGTTATTGAATATTATAATAGGAAAGTAAGAGATTCTAAAAAAGGTGGTTACGGAAAAATTTCAATTGCTAGAGGTTTTGAGCTTTCTTCAAATACAGCATTAGTAAAAGCAGTAACCGATAATTATGCCAGCAATCCACAACAGTTTGTAGATAGAATTAACAGTTATGGTTTAAACAAACCACTAGGTTTACAATTAGTTGGAGAAGGAAAACCAAGAATTCCTCAACCTGGAGATAAAAATTGGTACGGAACAACATTGCCTTGGATGGCATTTGGTTATGGAGTTGCAATGACACCATTACAAACTCTGACGCTCTATAATGCTGTAGCAAATGATGGTAAAATGATAAAGCCATTCTTTGTTAAGGAAGTAAAAGAATGGAATAAAACCATTAAAAAATACGATATCGAAGTAATTAATCCTAAAATTGCTTCAGATGAAACATTAAATAAAGTTCGTGCGGTATTAGAAAATGTGGTAAAAAAAGGAACAGGTTCAAAACTATATTCTAAAGACTTTTCTATGGCGGGAAAAACAGGTACGGCTCAAGCAAATTATCGCGACAAATCGAAGTTACACTATGTGTCGTCTTTTGTAGGATATTTTCCAGCAAACGAACCTAAATATTCTTGTATTGTAATTGTGCATAAACCTAATGTAGCTGCAGGATATTATGGAGCAGATGTTGCGGGACCAGTTTTTAAAAGAATTGCTCAAAAAATTTATACCGATTCGCCGCCAACAAATCATATCAAGAATATTGATTCTGAAATTGCTTTGGTAGAACAAAACTATAATTCGTACTATAAAAAAGCGCAAGATATAACTACTAAAGTTCCTAATGTAAAAGGAATGCAAGTTATGGATGCAATTGCATTATTAGAAAATTTAGGATTTAAAGTAAAAGCAAACGGATTAGGAAAAGTGAAATCTCAATCTATTCAAGCGGGAGAACCTATTCATAACAACGAAACAATTGTATTAGAATTATCGTGA
- a CDS encoding UDP-N-acetylmuramoyl-L-alanyl-D-glutamate--2,6-diaminopimelate ligase, whose translation MNILKDILYKVHLEAVQGATDIAVNKIEFDSRKVELNDVFVAIRGLLSDGHDFIEKAVNQGAIAIVCEEFPSKIVNGVTYVKVENSNEALAHLANNFYENPSLKLRLVGVTGTNGKTTIASLLYQMFKKAGYKVGLLSTVKIMVDETEYKATHTTPDSLTINYYLNEMIEVGCEFCFMEVSSHGIHQKRTEGLHFEGGIFTNLSHDHLDYHKTFAEYRDVKKSYFDNLPKTAFAITNVDDKNGSIMLQNTKAKKITYAIKSYADYKAQVLENQFTGLLLKINNNEVWTKLIGSFNAYNLLAIYATAVELGIEQNEALRLLSELESVSGRFQYFISSGKITAIVDYAHTPDALENVLNTINNIRTKNEELITVVGCGGDRDKTKRPIMAQIASELSTRAIFTSDNPRTEDPQVIIEEMEKGVEAQNFKKTLSILDRKQAIKTACQLAQPNDIILIAGKGHETYQEINGVRHDFDDLKIVKELLSQLNK comes from the coding sequence GTGAATATTTTAAAAGACATATTATATAAAGTACATCTTGAAGCGGTTCAAGGTGCAACAGATATTGCTGTAAATAAAATTGAATTTGATTCTAGAAAAGTAGAATTGAATGATGTTTTTGTAGCTATTCGCGGTTTACTTTCAGATGGACATGATTTTATTGAAAAAGCTGTAAATCAAGGTGCAATTGCAATTGTTTGTGAAGAATTTCCATCAAAAATAGTAAACGGAGTTACATATGTTAAAGTTGAAAATTCAAACGAAGCTTTAGCACATTTAGCTAATAATTTCTACGAAAATCCATCTTTAAAATTACGCTTAGTTGGTGTTACAGGAACCAATGGTAAAACTACCATTGCGTCATTGTTGTACCAAATGTTCAAAAAAGCAGGTTATAAAGTAGGCTTGTTATCAACTGTAAAAATTATGGTTGATGAAACAGAATATAAAGCAACACACACAACACCAGATTCATTGACAATAAATTATTATTTAAATGAAATGATTGAAGTTGGGTGCGAATTTTGTTTTATGGAAGTTTCTTCTCACGGAATTCATCAAAAAAGAACGGAGGGTTTGCATTTCGAAGGCGGAATATTTACAAATCTTTCTCACGATCATTTAGATTATCACAAAACATTTGCAGAATATCGCGATGTAAAAAAATCATATTTTGATAATCTGCCTAAAACAGCATTTGCTATAACAAATGTTGATGATAAAAACGGAAGTATAATGCTTCAAAACACAAAAGCTAAGAAAATTACTTATGCTATTAAATCTTATGCCGATTATAAAGCGCAAGTTTTAGAAAATCAATTTACAGGATTGCTTTTAAAAATTAATAACAATGAGGTTTGGACCAAATTAATTGGTTCTTTTAATGCCTATAATTTGTTAGCTATTTATGCTACTGCTGTAGAATTAGGAATTGAACAAAATGAAGCGTTGCGTTTACTTTCAGAATTAGAAAGTGTTTCTGGAAGATTTCAATATTTCATTTCAAGTGGAAAAATTACAGCGATTGTAGATTATGCGCATACACCAGATGCATTAGAAAATGTGTTGAATACCATAAATAATATTCGCACAAAGAATGAAGAATTAATTACAGTTGTAGGTTGTGGTGGCGATAGAGATAAAACCAAACGACCAATAATGGCTCAAATTGCTTCGGAACTAAGTACGAGAGCCATTTTTACTTCAGATAATCCAAGAACAGAAGATCCTCAAGTTATTATTGAAGAAATGGAAAAAGGTGTTGAGGCTCAAAACTTCAAAAAAACACTTTCCATTTTAGATAGAAAACAAGCTATAAAAACAGCATGTCAATTAGCGCAACCAAATGATATTATTCTAATTGCAGGAAAAGGGCATGAAACTTATCAGGAAATAAATGGTGTGCGCCATGATTTTGATGATTTAAAAATTGTAAAAGAATTATTAAGCCAACTAAACAAGTAA
- the mraY gene encoding phospho-N-acetylmuramoyl-pentapeptide-transferase, with protein sequence MLYYIFQYLDKAFDVPGAGVFQYITFRSAMAFIVSLLIATIYGKKVINFLRKQQVGETVRELGLEGQTQKAGTPTMGGVIIIMATLIPVLLFAKLENIYVVLLIITTLWMGTIGFIDDYIKVFKKDKEGLKGRFKIVGQVGLGLIVGCVLYFHPGVTIKKDIEINKVTIENIEKIKSVEVKSTETTIPFLKNNTFDYAKVLSFMGEGYQNWAWLIFIPVVIFIITAVSNGANLTDGIDGLAAGTSAISVLTLGIFAFVSGNIIFSDYLHIMYIPNSGEITVYIAAFVGGLVGFLWYNAYPAQVFMGDTGSLTIGGIIAVIAIAVRKELLIPIICGVFLAENLSVMLQVSYFKYTKKKYGEGRRIFLMSPLHHHYQKKGFHESKIVSRFWIVGILLAILSLVLLKLR encoded by the coding sequence ATGCTATATTACATTTTTCAATATTTAGATAAAGCCTTTGATGTTCCAGGAGCAGGTGTGTTTCAATACATCACTTTTCGTTCTGCAATGGCATTTATTGTGTCATTGTTAATAGCTACAATTTATGGTAAAAAAGTAATTAACTTTTTAAGAAAACAACAAGTAGGAGAAACAGTTCGCGAGCTTGGTTTAGAGGGTCAAACTCAAAAAGCCGGAACGCCAACAATGGGAGGAGTTATCATTATAATGGCAACATTAATTCCAGTTTTATTATTTGCCAAATTAGAAAATATATATGTTGTTCTATTAATAATTACAACACTTTGGATGGGAACTATTGGTTTTATAGACGACTATATCAAAGTTTTCAAAAAAGATAAAGAAGGTTTAAAAGGAAGGTTTAAAATTGTTGGTCAAGTTGGTTTAGGTTTAATTGTAGGATGTGTATTGTACTTTCATCCAGGAGTAACTATCAAAAAGGATATTGAAATTAATAAAGTAACTATTGAGAATATTGAAAAAATAAAATCGGTAGAAGTTAAGTCAACAGAAACAACTATTCCATTCTTAAAAAACAACACTTTTGATTATGCTAAAGTGTTGTCTTTTATGGGTGAGGGTTACCAAAACTGGGCTTGGTTAATTTTTATTCCAGTGGTAATTTTTATCATTACAGCGGTTTCAAACGGTGCTAATTTAACAGATGGAATCGACGGTTTAGCCGCAGGAACTTCAGCAATTTCAGTTCTAACCTTAGGTATTTTTGCATTTGTTTCGGGGAATATCATTTTCTCAGATTATTTGCACATCATGTACATTCCTAATTCTGGAGAAATTACCGTTTACATTGCAGCTTTTGTAGGTGGATTAGTAGGTTTTCTTTGGTACAATGCTTATCCTGCACAAGTATTTATGGGCGATACAGGAAGTTTAACAATTGGTGGTATAATTGCCGTAATTGCTATTGCAGTTAGAAAAGAACTTTTAATTCCAATTATTTGTGGTGTCTTTTTAGCCGAAAATTTATCGGTAATGCTACAAGTAAGTTATTTTAAATATACTAAGAAGAAGTATGGCGAAGGTCGAAGAATTTTCTTGATGTCACCTTTGCATCATCATTATCAAAAGAAAGGTTTCCACGAAAGTAAAATTGTATCTCGTTTTTGGATTGTGGGAATCCTATTAGCAATTCTTTCACTTGTGTTATTAAAACTTAGATAA
- the murD gene encoding UDP-N-acetylmuramoyl-L-alanine--D-glutamate ligase gives MRLVVLGGGESGVGTAILGKKKGYDVFVSDFGKIKETYKEVLSINGIQWEDEQHTEDLILNADVVMKSPGIPDKAPIIKKLVEKGISVISEIEFAIQFTNALTIGITGSNGKTTTTLLTYHLLKQGGLNVGLAGNIGKSFAWQVAEDKFDVYVLELSSFQLDGIINYKPHIAIITNLSPDHLDRYNYDYNQYIAAKFRITMNQDENDFLIVDGDDIEIQKWLQNNKIEANVIPFSLQDKNKEGGYVQENNIYNNVNNELFTMPINELALEGKHNVKNAMAATAVAQLMKIRKQTIRESLSNFQGAEHRLEKVLKIQDVQYINDSKATNVNSVFYALDSMTTPTVWIVGGVDKGNDYDELMPLVREKVKSIICLGVDNQKLMNTFQNVVDTIVETTSMVEAVKIAQKMAEKGDAVLLSPACASFDLFENYEDRGRQFKNAVRNL, from the coding sequence ATGCGATTAGTTGTTCTAGGTGGAGGAGAAAGCGGAGTAGGTACCGCAATTTTAGGAAAGAAGAAAGGATACGATGTGTTTGTTTCTGATTTTGGAAAAATAAAAGAAACCTACAAAGAAGTTCTATCAATTAATGGCATTCAGTGGGAAGATGAGCAACATACTGAAGATTTAATTTTAAATGCTGATGTAGTGATGAAAAGTCCAGGTATTCCTGATAAAGCTCCAATTATAAAGAAGTTGGTCGAAAAGGGAATCTCTGTAATTTCTGAAATTGAATTTGCAATCCAGTTTACAAATGCATTAACAATAGGTATAACTGGTAGCAATGGAAAAACCACTACAACATTATTAACCTATCATTTGTTAAAACAAGGAGGTTTAAATGTTGGTTTAGCAGGAAACATTGGAAAGAGTTTTGCATGGCAAGTTGCCGAAGATAAATTCGATGTTTATGTGTTAGAATTAAGTAGTTTTCAATTAGACGGAATTATTAATTACAAGCCACACATTGCCATAATTACCAATTTGAGTCCAGATCATTTAGATCGCTATAATTATGATTACAATCAATACATCGCGGCTAAGTTTAGAATAACGATGAATCAAGATGAAAACGACTTTTTAATTGTGGATGGAGACGATATAGAAATTCAAAAATGGTTACAAAACAATAAAATAGAAGCAAACGTCATTCCTTTTTCGCTTCAAGATAAAAATAAAGAAGGAGGATATGTACAAGAAAACAATATATATAACAACGTCAATAACGAATTATTTACTATGCCAATTAACGAATTAGCTTTAGAAGGAAAACACAACGTTAAAAATGCTATGGCTGCAACAGCAGTAGCGCAGTTGATGAAAATTAGAAAACAAACTATCAGAGAAAGTTTAAGCAATTTTCAAGGAGCAGAGCATCGTTTAGAAAAGGTTTTAAAAATTCAAGACGTACAATATATTAACGATTCAAAAGCTACTAATGTAAATTCTGTTTTTTATGCTTTAGATAGCATGACTACACCTACAGTTTGGATTGTAGGAGGAGTAGATAAAGGAAACGACTATGATGAATTAATGCCATTAGTTCGCGAAAAAGTAAAAAGCATTATTTGTTTAGGTGTTGATAATCAAAAGTTAATGAACACTTTTCAAAATGTAGTAGATACAATTGTAGAAACAACATCAATGGTTGAGGCTGTTAAAATTGCTCAAAAAATGGCAGAAAAAGGCGATGCAGTTTTACTTTCTCCAGCTTGTGCTAGTTTCGATTTATTTGAAAATTACGAAGATAGAGGTCGTCAATTTAAAAATGCAGTAAGAAATTTATAA